In the Streptomyces sp. f51 genome, one interval contains:
- a CDS encoding GNAT family N-acetyltransferase, translating to MTSVINLRQYRHGELPADFTEMLVDVHADAYADAMDLEFNQRFPWFANHWSNMEGFTCVVGFDEEEPTGFAYGAPLQPGREWWRSTSYEPNNGYSATFAVSEVLVRPGWRKQGIAERLHEALLSERPEDLAVLLVDVTHPKVQDLYDSWGYTKVGEQQPFADSPLYAVMVKGLH from the coding sequence GTGACCAGCGTGATAAACCTGCGGCAGTACCGCCACGGAGAACTTCCGGCCGACTTCACGGAGATGCTGGTCGATGTCCACGCTGACGCTTACGCCGATGCCATGGACCTGGAGTTCAACCAGCGCTTCCCCTGGTTCGCCAACCACTGGTCGAACATGGAGGGCTTCACGTGCGTCGTCGGCTTCGACGAGGAGGAGCCGACGGGTTTCGCCTACGGCGCGCCTCTCCAACCCGGCCGTGAGTGGTGGCGCTCCACGAGCTACGAGCCGAACAACGGCTACAGCGCAACCTTCGCCGTCTCCGAGGTCTTGGTGCGGCCCGGATGGCGCAAGCAAGGCATAGCTGAGCGCCTGCACGAGGCGCTGCTCTCAGAGCGCCCGGAAGATCTCGCCGTGCTCCTGGTCGACGTCACTCACCCCAAAGTCCAAGACCTCTACGATTCCTGGGGCTATACCAAGGTCGGTGAGCAGCAGCCGTTCGCCGACTCACCGCTGTACGCGGTAATGGTTAAAGGGTTGCACTGA
- a CDS encoding helix-turn-helix transcriptional regulator yields the protein MGANLILQGRMQELGLTQDELAGQLNKALLEITGRPGEISSRTVRNLLSGRHSRPIGRTCAALERVFGCRVEELGFSAPRSMQDPPEDPVRRRNFIASTTGTAAAALPIVKQRRSVGMSDVSRVAANMNRLVEADDHQGGHAGLAAAALRGRADVLALQQRNASERVRRALYALAAEYTTIAAWSCIDLRDLDRAQNYLHESTAFAGLSQDPSTGMRVWVNMAMLAYQRRNWPEQLAAAQAAEASPAARRDPFFGSMGGVRVALAHATLGDTRAAQRSLGTAQTTLRKAGEVDHPRWTAFYGAAELDHLAAIILNHSGLHANAEARAHQALARIPDAFRRNRALATCQLALAQLRQGEPEQATKTAASVFALMEGSPLPGRMRTLIGDFHRDLFSMAPSTTYARDWADRMRDEWSRA from the coding sequence ATGGGAGCGAACCTCATCCTTCAAGGCCGGATGCAGGAACTCGGCCTCACGCAGGACGAGCTGGCAGGTCAGCTCAACAAAGCACTGCTGGAAATCACCGGCCGTCCCGGTGAAATATCGTCACGCACCGTCCGCAACCTGCTCAGCGGCAGGCACAGCCGCCCCATCGGTCGTACGTGCGCTGCACTAGAGCGCGTATTCGGCTGCCGGGTAGAGGAATTAGGGTTCAGCGCACCACGCTCCATGCAAGACCCCCCGGAGGACCCAGTGCGGCGCCGCAACTTCATCGCCTCAACCACCGGAACAGCCGCCGCAGCACTACCGATCGTCAAGCAGCGCCGCTCTGTCGGCATGTCCGACGTGTCGCGTGTCGCTGCCAACATGAACCGGCTCGTCGAAGCAGACGACCACCAGGGCGGCCATGCCGGCCTGGCCGCAGCCGCCCTCCGAGGCCGCGCCGACGTACTGGCACTGCAGCAGCGAAACGCGAGCGAGCGAGTACGCCGAGCCCTATACGCCCTTGCCGCGGAATACACCACCATCGCCGCCTGGTCCTGCATTGACCTTCGGGACCTCGACCGCGCACAGAACTACTTGCACGAGTCGACCGCATTCGCCGGCCTCTCGCAGGACCCGTCAACCGGTATGCGCGTGTGGGTCAACATGGCCATGCTCGCCTACCAGCGGCGGAACTGGCCCGAGCAACTCGCTGCGGCTCAGGCCGCCGAAGCGTCCCCGGCCGCCCGCAGAGACCCGTTCTTCGGCTCTATGGGCGGCGTCCGCGTCGCCCTGGCTCACGCAACCCTCGGCGATACGAGAGCAGCCCAGCGCTCCCTTGGGACAGCGCAGACCACGCTCCGCAAGGCCGGAGAGGTAGACCACCCGCGGTGGACAGCCTTCTACGGAGCAGCCGAGCTCGACCACCTCGCCGCGATCATCCTCAACCACAGCGGACTGCACGCCAACGCTGAAGCCAGGGCGCACCAGGCGCTCGCCAGAATCCCCGACGCGTTTCGACGCAACCGTGCCCTGGCGACCTGCCAGCTCGCGCTTGCGCAGCTCCGCCAAGGCGAGCCCGAGCAAGCCACAAAGACGGCTGCCAGCGTCTTCGCCCTCATGGAGGGCTCCCCACTGCCTGGACGGATGCGCACGCTGATCGGAGACTTCCACCGGGATCTCTTCAGCATGGCGCCGTCCACGACGTACGCCCGGGACTGGGCGGACCGAATGCGAGATGAATGGAGTCGAGCGTGA
- a CDS encoding ATP-binding protein, whose amino-acid sequence MACRGDGTPPSPEDCAWVGVMRRIAMARLRYRGLDVLQDDVGFIVSELLTNAILHSGTTTVSLTMVVQDGGLCLSVADGIPGGPPPVLKAAGTDAESGRGLALVDALVKKNGGTWGTNDIGATTWCRLVIPSGDQL is encoded by the coding sequence ATTGCGTGCCGCGGTGACGGAACCCCGCCGAGCCCCGAGGATTGCGCGTGGGTAGGAGTCATGCGCCGCATCGCCATGGCACGCCTGCGGTACCGCGGGCTGGACGTCCTCCAGGACGACGTGGGCTTCATCGTCTCCGAACTGCTCACGAACGCGATCCTCCACAGCGGAACCACCACGGTCAGCTTGACCATGGTCGTGCAGGACGGCGGTCTGTGCCTCTCCGTCGCGGACGGTATTCCGGGCGGGCCGCCCCCGGTGCTGAAGGCGGCTGGCACCGACGCCGAGTCGGGGCGCGGCCTCGCTCTCGTCGATGCTCTGGTGAAGAAGAACGGCGGCACATGGGGAACTAACGACATCGGGGCTACGACCTGGTGCCGTCTCGTCATCCCGTCCGGGGATCAGTTATGA
- a CDS encoding DUF6415 family natural product biosynthesis protein: protein MSDPAIPRMPVPDWAPPLDPEDLDSVLTKVRGWQPFHGESLLDDVGAVLDDVTPAKDALDDHDLRLRGHLMQLIAIAVATEAGQKDPEAEQLIERAGRLCTEVMPSDHLQAVGHLRRMAWAVSELHERLGAIKCLREAA from the coding sequence ATGAGCGACCCCGCGATCCCGCGCATGCCCGTGCCTGATTGGGCGCCGCCGTTGGACCCCGAAGATTTGGACTCAGTGCTGACCAAAGTCCGGGGGTGGCAGCCCTTCCACGGTGAATCGCTCCTCGACGACGTTGGGGCGGTCCTCGACGACGTCACCCCCGCCAAAGATGCCCTCGACGACCACGACCTGCGGCTCCGCGGCCATCTGATGCAACTCATCGCGATTGCCGTCGCTACGGAGGCCGGTCAGAAGGACCCGGAAGCGGAGCAACTGATCGAGCGGGCGGGCCGGTTATGCACCGAAGTGATGCCGAGCGACCATCTGCAGGCCGTGGGGCATCTGCGCCGGATGGCCTGGGCGGTCAGCGAACTCCACGAACGCCTTGGCGCGATCAAGTGCCTGCGGGAGGCGGCCTGA
- the tgmA gene encoding putative ATP-grasp-modified RiPP, with product MTTSVTQPTAARPWGASRLAPYPSSVHRPHATVAIDPATQLGMFRDRAGQVVEMGKHGTSSGTETSTTTNSDSANDQGSDQDSQQD from the coding sequence GTGACCACCTCCGTTACGCAGCCCACCGCCGCCCGCCCGTGGGGCGCGAGCCGACTCGCGCCGTACCCCTCGTCCGTTCACCGCCCGCATGCCACGGTCGCCATCGACCCCGCCACCCAGCTCGGGATGTTCCGCGATCGGGCCGGTCAGGTGGTCGAGATGGGCAAGCACGGCACCAGTTCCGGCACTGAGACGTCAACAACCACGAACTCGGACTCGGCGAACGACCAGGGCAGCGACCAGGACAGCCAACAGGACTGA
- the tgmB gene encoding ATP-grasp ribosomal peptide maturase — MTEKGPVLVATEADDVTADMVITELNRCDVPVVRFDPADICQGRLTVSARFGTCSAFVAGQVRTPSRSVDLTQVRSVYWRRPVWPQFAHLSDDDARFAAAQVRYGLAGTLYALDGPLWVNNPLCNAAADYKPAQLAAAQRLGLAVPPTLVTNDPGDAREFISAHDQVIYKTLRWTPYQQDGVPVTGWAEPVTADEIDESVRVAPHLFQARVPKVADVRVLVVGRRLFAVRIDSDLLDWRKDYSALAYSVVDLPDRISRALLAYLEHYALVSGSFDLAVDAAGEYWWLELNPNGQWGWLEEKTGLGMSAAFADLLTRGDTA, encoded by the coding sequence ATGACCGAGAAGGGGCCGGTACTGGTGGCCACCGAGGCGGATGATGTCACCGCCGACATGGTGATCACCGAACTCAACCGGTGCGACGTGCCTGTGGTGCGATTCGACCCTGCCGATATTTGTCAGGGCCGTCTGACGGTCTCGGCTCGGTTCGGTACCTGCTCGGCCTTCGTGGCTGGGCAGGTACGCACTCCGTCGAGAAGCGTCGACCTCACGCAGGTGCGTTCGGTGTACTGGCGTCGCCCCGTCTGGCCCCAGTTCGCCCATCTGAGTGATGACGATGCCCGGTTCGCCGCCGCGCAGGTCCGTTATGGACTCGCCGGCACCCTGTACGCGCTCGATGGCCCGCTCTGGGTCAACAACCCGCTTTGCAACGCGGCGGCTGACTACAAGCCCGCTCAGCTCGCCGCCGCCCAGAGGCTCGGTCTCGCTGTCCCGCCTACGCTCGTCACCAACGACCCCGGCGACGCCCGCGAATTCATCAGTGCCCACGATCAGGTGATTTACAAAACGCTGCGCTGGACGCCGTACCAGCAGGACGGAGTCCCGGTCACCGGATGGGCAGAACCGGTGACCGCCGACGAGATCGACGAGAGCGTACGAGTAGCCCCGCACCTCTTCCAGGCGCGTGTGCCCAAGGTCGCCGACGTCCGGGTGCTCGTGGTCGGCCGGCGGCTGTTCGCGGTCCGGATCGACTCCGACCTCCTTGACTGGCGCAAGGACTACTCGGCGCTGGCCTACAGCGTGGTCGATCTGCCCGACCGGATAAGCCGGGCCCTTCTGGCTTACCTGGAGCACTACGCGTTGGTGTCCGGGAGCTTTGACCTCGCCGTCGATGCGGCCGGGGAGTACTGGTGGCTGGAGCTGAACCCGAACGGCCAGTGGGGATGGCTTGAGGAGAAGACCGGACTGGGGATGTCCGCCGCATTTGCTGATCTGCTGACACGAGGAGATACCGCATGA
- the tgmC gene encoding ATP-grasp peptide maturase system methyltransferase codes for MTEMESERQALAERLVEAGVLVTPAWRHAVEAIPREMFLHPGVFLPQDKGRWRPVTSLGTNPAEWAKIAYSDQSLTTQLDGHLTADEVSEPVTGSPTSSSTTPVTVLSMIESLDIEDGHRVLEIGTGTGYSAALLCHRLGEDNVTTVEADSDVAERADTALEAVGFSTWTVTGDGLLGHPPNAPYDRVIATCAVRRIPYSWVRQTKPGGIILSTVGSWGYGTGLAKVVVNEDGNARGSIIGDASFMQARAQAILPVSGDLSARTAFADSERATKLPPTILTKWMPAFLTQLAAPGAQLVRASTHDGAQLLYVFDPEKESFAEFTTGSDGWTVRQGGPVALWDAIEQALTAWQDAGSPDIAAVQLQITSSSHRYWIGDNPELRWEHRLA; via the coding sequence ATGACCGAGATGGAATCCGAGCGGCAGGCTCTCGCCGAAAGGCTGGTCGAGGCAGGTGTGCTCGTCACGCCGGCGTGGCGCCACGCGGTGGAAGCCATCCCGCGCGAGATGTTCCTGCACCCCGGCGTGTTCCTTCCGCAGGACAAAGGGCGGTGGCGCCCGGTCACCTCGCTCGGCACCAACCCGGCCGAGTGGGCAAAGATCGCCTACAGCGACCAGTCGCTGACCACGCAACTCGACGGCCACCTCACCGCCGACGAAGTGAGCGAGCCCGTCACCGGCTCGCCCACCTCGTCATCGACCACCCCGGTCACCGTGCTCAGCATGATCGAAAGCCTGGACATCGAGGACGGACACCGAGTTCTGGAGATCGGGACGGGCACCGGCTACTCGGCGGCCCTGCTGTGCCACCGGCTCGGCGAGGACAACGTGACGACGGTGGAAGCCGACTCCGATGTTGCAGAGCGCGCCGATACAGCGCTGGAAGCAGTCGGCTTCTCGACATGGACCGTCACCGGGGACGGCCTGCTCGGCCATCCCCCCAACGCGCCCTACGACCGGGTGATCGCAACGTGCGCCGTCCGCCGTATCCCCTACTCCTGGGTCCGACAGACCAAGCCAGGCGGCATCATCCTCAGCACCGTGGGTTCCTGGGGCTACGGGACCGGGCTCGCCAAGGTCGTCGTGAACGAGGACGGCAACGCCCGAGGCAGCATCATCGGGGACGCCTCGTTCATGCAGGCTCGCGCACAAGCGATCCTGCCGGTCTCCGGCGACTTGTCCGCCCGCACCGCCTTCGCGGACAGCGAGCGGGCAACCAAACTCCCTCCGACGATTCTGACCAAATGGATGCCGGCCTTCCTCACCCAGCTCGCAGCACCCGGCGCACAGCTCGTCCGAGCTTCGACACACGATGGCGCCCAGCTCCTATACGTCTTCGATCCGGAGAAGGAGTCGTTCGCTGAATTCACAACCGGCAGTGACGGCTGGACAGTCCGCCAGGGCGGACCCGTGGCCCTGTGGGACGCCATCGAACAGGCCCTCACCGCATGGCAGGACGCAGGGAGCCCGGACATCGCAGCTGTACAACTCCAGATCACCAGCAGCTCCCACAGGTACTGGATCGGCGACAACCCGGAACTGCGCTGGGAACACCGCCTCGCCTGA
- a CDS encoding DUF6087 family protein, translating into MDDEPLSDWAERRDAKIGRLRAVPVVPGNAPRGAHVNPDAPRVIERWNGYSWEPYGFAVNLDEAKHLLHPEAAGDPEPPKRSAPKILGSGNGRHRKPQTPR; encoded by the coding sequence ATGGACGACGAACCGCTGTCGGATTGGGCCGAGCGCCGCGACGCGAAGATCGGCCGACTCCGTGCCGTCCCCGTCGTCCCCGGCAATGCCCCCAGGGGCGCCCACGTGAATCCCGACGCGCCGCGCGTCATCGAACGGTGGAATGGATACTCCTGGGAGCCCTACGGGTTCGCGGTGAACTTGGACGAGGCGAAGCACCTCCTGCACCCGGAGGCTGCTGGAGATCCGGAGCCGCCCAAGAGGTCGGCGCCCAAGATTCTCGGCAGCGGAAACGGTAGGCACCGCAAGCCGCAGACCCCGCGGTAG
- a CDS encoding phospholipid carrier-dependent glycosyltransferase codes for MLGLSPVAACRLARWSQWGGPLLVALLAGLPRFWRLGSPRAVVFDETYYAKDAWSMLRFGYEGTWPKGQISDPQILADPQVIPLSDAGSFVAHPPTGKWVIALGEWIFGLTPFGWRFMTALLGTLSVLMLCRIGRRLFRSTPLGCLAGALMAIDGLHYVMSRTALLDLVVMFFVLAAFGCLLIDRDGARDRLAAALPVDEDDRVRPDGHTGDHAGTGARPWRLAAGLCLGLAASTKWNGLYFLAFFVILTLLWDVGARRVAGAHRPYRAVLRKDLGWSVLSLAPVAVVTYLATWTGWFLSDNGYGRHWADARGGAWSWIPAPLRSLWHYEHAVYQFNVGLSTPHKYQSNPWSWPVVGRPVLFHYQSPAPEKDGCHAAAGCTQAILALGTPLLWWSACCALMYLLYRWALRRDWRSGAILCAVGAGYLPWFLYQDRTIFSFYAVVFVPYLCLAVTMMLGALLGPAGATDKRRIRGAVAASVLVLLIAWNFIYFFPIYTGQTIPHADWLARMWLDTWI; via the coding sequence ATGCTCGGGCTGTCCCCAGTAGCCGCGTGCCGGCTGGCGCGCTGGTCGCAATGGGGTGGGCCGCTGCTGGTGGCGCTCCTTGCCGGGCTGCCTCGCTTTTGGCGTCTGGGCAGCCCGCGGGCGGTCGTGTTCGACGAGACGTACTACGCCAAGGACGCCTGGTCGATGCTGCGGTTCGGCTACGAGGGCACCTGGCCGAAGGGCCAGATATCCGACCCGCAGATCCTCGCCGATCCGCAGGTGATCCCGCTCTCCGACGCCGGGTCCTTCGTCGCGCACCCGCCGACGGGCAAATGGGTCATCGCCCTCGGCGAGTGGATCTTCGGCCTCACCCCCTTCGGCTGGCGTTTCATGACGGCGCTCCTTGGCACGCTGTCGGTGCTGATGCTGTGCCGAATAGGACGCCGCCTGTTCCGTTCGACACCGCTGGGCTGCCTGGCCGGAGCACTGATGGCGATTGACGGTCTGCACTACGTGATGAGCCGCACCGCTCTTCTCGACCTCGTCGTCATGTTCTTCGTCCTGGCGGCGTTCGGCTGCCTGCTCATCGACCGGGACGGTGCGCGAGACCGGCTCGCGGCAGCTCTACCGGTCGACGAGGACGACCGGGTGCGCCCGGACGGACACACCGGCGACCATGCCGGGACGGGAGCGCGTCCCTGGCGGCTCGCTGCCGGCCTCTGCCTGGGCCTGGCGGCCTCAACCAAATGGAACGGCCTGTACTTCCTCGCCTTCTTCGTGATCCTCACCCTGCTGTGGGACGTCGGCGCTCGCCGCGTAGCGGGCGCGCACCGCCCCTACCGCGCAGTGCTGCGCAAAGACCTCGGCTGGTCGGTGCTGTCCCTCGCCCCGGTCGCTGTCGTGACGTATCTGGCGACATGGACCGGCTGGTTCCTGTCCGACAACGGCTATGGACGCCACTGGGCGGACGCCCGGGGTGGCGCATGGTCGTGGATCCCGGCTCCGCTGCGCAGCCTGTGGCACTACGAGCACGCCGTCTACCAGTTCAATGTGGGACTGAGTACTCCCCACAAGTACCAGTCGAACCCCTGGAGTTGGCCGGTCGTCGGCCGCCCTGTGCTGTTCCACTACCAATCGCCAGCACCCGAGAAAGACGGCTGTCACGCGGCGGCCGGCTGTACACAGGCAATCCTCGCCCTGGGAACACCGCTCCTGTGGTGGTCGGCATGCTGCGCACTCATGTACCTGCTCTACCGATGGGCGCTGCGCCGCGACTGGCGCTCCGGCGCCATCCTCTGCGCGGTGGGCGCCGGCTATCTGCCCTGGTTCCTCTACCAGGACCGCACGATCTTCTCCTTCTATGCGGTCGTCTTCGTGCCGTACCTGTGCCTGGCCGTGACGATGATGCTGGGAGCCCTGCTGGGTCCGGCGGGAGCGACCGACAAGCGCCGCATACGAGGTGCGGTGGCCGCAAGCGTCCTTGTCCTGCTCATCGCCTGGAACTTCATCTATTTCTTCCCGATCTACACCGGACAGACGATCCCGCATGCCGACTGGCTCGCCAGAATGTGGCTCGACACCTGGATCTGA
- a CDS encoding nuclear transport factor 2 family protein, whose protein sequence is MTTLQDLAGRLDRVEAELALHRLAHDYCVGADHHDPVRWEAIWTADAVWETSSDQIFTGIEAIRAAVEQQWQAFPIMQHATANHTVEIDGAAATGRSDVVVLVQLRDHRWIAGGGTYEDEYRREGGIWRIARRRVVRPFDLAPLAPSDGPDYADKPVWANAGGADEPHQ, encoded by the coding sequence ATGACGACGCTACAAGATCTAGCCGGTCGCCTGGACCGAGTCGAGGCCGAACTCGCACTGCACCGGCTGGCCCACGACTACTGCGTGGGTGCCGACCACCACGACCCAGTCCGCTGGGAGGCAATTTGGACAGCGGACGCCGTGTGGGAGACCAGCTCGGACCAGATATTCACGGGGATCGAAGCCATCCGCGCGGCGGTCGAGCAGCAGTGGCAGGCATTCCCGATCATGCAGCATGCCACTGCCAACCACACGGTGGAAATCGACGGCGCTGCCGCGACCGGACGATCGGACGTCGTGGTCCTGGTCCAACTCCGCGACCACCGCTGGATTGCCGGTGGAGGCACCTACGAGGACGAGTACCGGCGCGAGGGAGGGATCTGGCGCATAGCACGGCGCCGGGTAGTACGTCCCTTCGACCTTGCGCCTCTGGCACCGAGCGATGGACCCGACTATGCCGACAAACCAGTCTGGGCCAATGCCGGCGGTGCTGATGAGCCGCACCAGTAG
- a CDS encoding DUF3761 domain-containing protein, with protein sequence MLTTFKSAVAAAVLAGALVAPVAVATDAAAATCARHTTGVCRANSPHPRGATAKCKDGTWSYSAHARGTCSHHRGVKYWYR encoded by the coding sequence ATGCTGACCACATTCAAGAGCGCAGTCGCGGCGGCCGTCCTGGCCGGTGCGCTCGTTGCCCCAGTCGCAGTGGCGACCGACGCAGCAGCGGCGACGTGCGCCCGGCACACCACGGGCGTGTGCAGGGCCAACTCGCCGCATCCGCGCGGGGCGACGGCGAAATGCAAGGACGGCACCTGGTCCTACAGTGCACACGCCCGCGGCACCTGCTCGCACCACCGGGGCGTCAAGTACTGGTACCGCTAA